One segment of Panthera leo isolate Ple1 chromosome A3, P.leo_Ple1_pat1.1, whole genome shotgun sequence DNA contains the following:
- the ARID5A gene encoding AT-rich interactive domain-containing protein 5A isoform X1 → MAPPVKGKRKQSEEGDPLDPSVSPQRDGEQSRSQSPIHLEDSPEAGGEREEDQEREEEQAFLVSLYKFMKERHTPIERVPHLGFKQINLWKIYKAVEKLGAYEMVTGRRLWKNVYDELGGSPGSTSAATCTRRHYERLVLPYVRHLKGEDDKPLPPSKPRKQYKMAKEPRGDDGAPEKPKKAKEEKRLDQMMPGKTKTDAATDLAQLPSQEPPRDGTEQPGPALGTSLPFVGASSCPEAYKRLLSSFYCKGTHGIMSPLAKKKLLAQVSKAEALQCQEEGCRHGARSPNGDPQASPAVHLSESPQSPGKPAENSRHRLTPQEGLQAPGGSLREEALAGPRLPAPIFTGCFHAYPTEVLKPVSQHPRDFFPSLKDGALLGPPGKEEGLLVKEPQLVWGGDANRPSAFHKGSSRKGSPYPKPKACWVSPMAKVSAESPAPPPTFPSIPGLSNKRSLEEEGFAHGGKKLRAVSPFLKEVDAKECGAKSVGSGLAVSCLLGPALGPTLPEAYRGTMLRCPLNFAGTPDHLKGQATLPFSPLVIPTFPAHFLATTAPSPMATGLMHFPPASFDSALRHRLCPASSAWHVPPATTYAAPHFFHLNTKL, encoded by the exons ATGG CACCTCCtgtcaaagggaaaagaaaacagtcagAGGAAGGTGATCCCCTAGACCCATCTGTGTCCCCTCAACGCGATGGTGAACAGAGCAGGAGCCAGAGCCCCATCCATCTGGAG GACTCCCCCGAGGCAGGCGGGGAGCGGGAGGAGGACCAGGAGCGGGAGGAGGAGCAGGCCTTCCTGGTCAGCCTCTACAAGTTCATGAAGGAGCGACACACGCCCATCGAGAGGGTGCCCCATCTCGGCTTCAAGCAGA TTAACCTGTGGAAGATCTACAAAGCAGTGGAGAAGCTGGGGGCCTATGAGATG GTGACCGGCCGCCGCCTCTGGAAGAACGTGTACGACGAGCTGGGGGGCAGCCCGGGCAGCACCAGCGCGGCCACGTGCACACGCCGCCACTACGAGAG GCTGGTGCTCCCATACGTGCGGCACCTGAAGGGGGAGGACGACAAGCCGCTGCCCCCTTCCAAGCCCAGGAAGCAATACAAGATGGCCAAGGAGCCCCGCGGGGATGACGGGGCCCCTGAGAAGCCAAAGAAGGCCAAGGAGGAGAAGCGGTTAGACCAA ATGATGCCAGGAAAGACCAAGACAGATGCTGCCACGGACCTGGCACAGCTTCCTAGCCAGGAGCCCCCCAGGGATGGCACAGAACAGccaggcccagccctgggcaCCTCTCTGCCCTTCGTGGGTGCCAGCAGCTGCCCTGAGGCCTACAAGCGGCTCCTGTCCAGCTTCTACTGCAAAGGAACACATGGCATCATGTCACCATTGGCCAAAAAGAAGCTCCTGGCCCAGGTGAGCAAGGCGGAGGCCTTGCAGTGCCAGGAGGAGGGCTGTCGCCACGGGGCCAGGAGCCCTAATGGGGACCCCCAGGCATCCCCAGCTGTTCACCTCTCCGAAAGTCCTCAGAGCCCAGGAAAGCCAGCTGAGAACTCCAGGCACCGGCTGACCCCTCAGGAGGGATTACAGGCACCTGGTGGCAGCCTCAGGGAGGAGGCTCTGGCCGGTCCTCGCCTGCCAGCCCCCATCTTCACTGGCTGTTTCCATGCGTACCCCACCGAGGTGCTGAAGCCCGTCAGCCAGCACCCCCGGGACTTCTTCCCCAGCCTTAAAGATGGGGCGCTATTAGGGCCCCCTGGCAAAGAGGAGGGCCTGCTGGTCAAAGAGCCCCAGTTGGTGTGGGGCGGGGATGCCAACCGCCCGTCTGCATTCCATAAAGGCAGCTCGAGAAAGGGCAGCCCCTACCCCAAGCCCAAAGCCTGCTGGGTGTCCCCCATGGCCAAGGTCTCTGCCGAGAGCCCTGCACCCCCACCTACCTTCCCTAGCATCCCAGGCCTGAGCAACAAGCGCAGCCTGGAAGAAGAGGGCTTTGCCCATGGTGGCAAAAAACTGCGGGCAGTGTCTCCCTTTCTTAAGGAGGTGGACGCCAAGGAGTGCGGGGCCAAATCCGTGGGGTCCGGCTTGGCCGTGTCCTGCCTGCTGGGCCCAGCGCTGGGGCCCACCCTCCCCGAGGCCTACAGGGGCACCATGCTGCGTTGCCCGCTGAACTTTGCCGGCACCCCGGACCACTTAAAGGGCCAAGCCACACTCCCCTTCAGCCCCCTGGTCATCCCTACCTTCCCGGCCCACTTCCTAGCCACTACAGCGCCCTCCCCCATGGCCACCGGTCTGATGCACTTCCCCCCGGCATCCTTCGACAGTGCCCTTCGCCACAGACTTTGCCCAGCCTCGTCTGCATGGCACGTGCCACCTGCCACAACCTATGCAGCACCCCACTTCTTCCACCTCAACACCAAGCTTTAG
- the ARID5A gene encoding AT-rich interactive domain-containing protein 5A isoform X2, whose product MVTGRRLWKNVYDELGGSPGSTSAATCTRRHYERLVLPYVRHLKGEDDKPLPPSKPRKQYKMAKEPRGDDGAPEKPKKAKEEKRLDQMMPGKTKTDAATDLAQLPSQEPPRDGTEQPGPALGTSLPFVGASSCPEAYKRLLSSFYCKGTHGIMSPLAKKKLLAQVSKAEALQCQEEGCRHGARSPNGDPQASPAVHLSESPQSPGKPAENSRHRLTPQEGLQAPGGSLREEALAGPRLPAPIFTGCFHAYPTEVLKPVSQHPRDFFPSLKDGALLGPPGKEEGLLVKEPQLVWGGDANRPSAFHKGSSRKGSPYPKPKACWVSPMAKVSAESPAPPPTFPSIPGLSNKRSLEEEGFAHGGKKLRAVSPFLKEVDAKECGAKSVGSGLAVSCLLGPALGPTLPEAYRGTMLRCPLNFAGTPDHLKGQATLPFSPLVIPTFPAHFLATTAPSPMATGLMHFPPASFDSALRHRLCPASSAWHVPPATTYAAPHFFHLNTKL is encoded by the exons ATG GTGACCGGCCGCCGCCTCTGGAAGAACGTGTACGACGAGCTGGGGGGCAGCCCGGGCAGCACCAGCGCGGCCACGTGCACACGCCGCCACTACGAGAG GCTGGTGCTCCCATACGTGCGGCACCTGAAGGGGGAGGACGACAAGCCGCTGCCCCCTTCCAAGCCCAGGAAGCAATACAAGATGGCCAAGGAGCCCCGCGGGGATGACGGGGCCCCTGAGAAGCCAAAGAAGGCCAAGGAGGAGAAGCGGTTAGACCAA ATGATGCCAGGAAAGACCAAGACAGATGCTGCCACGGACCTGGCACAGCTTCCTAGCCAGGAGCCCCCCAGGGATGGCACAGAACAGccaggcccagccctgggcaCCTCTCTGCCCTTCGTGGGTGCCAGCAGCTGCCCTGAGGCCTACAAGCGGCTCCTGTCCAGCTTCTACTGCAAAGGAACACATGGCATCATGTCACCATTGGCCAAAAAGAAGCTCCTGGCCCAGGTGAGCAAGGCGGAGGCCTTGCAGTGCCAGGAGGAGGGCTGTCGCCACGGGGCCAGGAGCCCTAATGGGGACCCCCAGGCATCCCCAGCTGTTCACCTCTCCGAAAGTCCTCAGAGCCCAGGAAAGCCAGCTGAGAACTCCAGGCACCGGCTGACCCCTCAGGAGGGATTACAGGCACCTGGTGGCAGCCTCAGGGAGGAGGCTCTGGCCGGTCCTCGCCTGCCAGCCCCCATCTTCACTGGCTGTTTCCATGCGTACCCCACCGAGGTGCTGAAGCCCGTCAGCCAGCACCCCCGGGACTTCTTCCCCAGCCTTAAAGATGGGGCGCTATTAGGGCCCCCTGGCAAAGAGGAGGGCCTGCTGGTCAAAGAGCCCCAGTTGGTGTGGGGCGGGGATGCCAACCGCCCGTCTGCATTCCATAAAGGCAGCTCGAGAAAGGGCAGCCCCTACCCCAAGCCCAAAGCCTGCTGGGTGTCCCCCATGGCCAAGGTCTCTGCCGAGAGCCCTGCACCCCCACCTACCTTCCCTAGCATCCCAGGCCTGAGCAACAAGCGCAGCCTGGAAGAAGAGGGCTTTGCCCATGGTGGCAAAAAACTGCGGGCAGTGTCTCCCTTTCTTAAGGAGGTGGACGCCAAGGAGTGCGGGGCCAAATCCGTGGGGTCCGGCTTGGCCGTGTCCTGCCTGCTGGGCCCAGCGCTGGGGCCCACCCTCCCCGAGGCCTACAGGGGCACCATGCTGCGTTGCCCGCTGAACTTTGCCGGCACCCCGGACCACTTAAAGGGCCAAGCCACACTCCCCTTCAGCCCCCTGGTCATCCCTACCTTCCCGGCCCACTTCCTAGCCACTACAGCGCCCTCCCCCATGGCCACCGGTCTGATGCACTTCCCCCCGGCATCCTTCGACAGTGCCCTTCGCCACAGACTTTGCCCAGCCTCGTCTGCATGGCACGTGCCACCTGCCACAACCTATGCAGCACCCCACTTCTTCCACCTCAACACCAAGCTTTAG